The following are encoded in a window of Salinibacter ruber DSM 13855 genomic DNA:
- the glmS gene encoding glutamine--fructose-6-phosphate transaminase (isomerizing), with product MCGIVGYIGSQEAEELLLTGLKRLEYRGYDSAGLATVDDAALHVQKQEGKVDDLRSSLNGASVAGTTGIGHTRWATHGAPNDVNAHPHVSSDGAFALVHNGIIENHGAIKERLEEKGYAFQSETDTEVLVKLIEEVKRATDLSLPEAVRQALTQVVGAYGIAVVSREDPDLLIAARNGSPLILGVGDDEYFVGSDAAPLVEHTRQVVYLEDGEMATLRHSGYEVTTIDNEPLKKEVHELEWSLGEIEKGGYDHFMLKEIMEQPDALEDAMRGRVRPEDNQIHLGGLHGHWDQLREADRIVIAACGTSWHAGLVGEYLIESASRVPVEVEYASEFRYRDPVLREGDVVLVISQSGETADTLAAVREAHSKGIPCFGICNVVGSTIARETDAGVYLHAGPEIGVASTKAFTAQVTVLSMIALKLAEGRTLSKAELADNIRALAGVPDKVRRVLNASNGALQSMAHTYRYASNFLYLGRGYNFPVALEGALKLKEISYIHAEGYPAAEMKHGPIALIDRSMPVVFMAMKDSTYDKVLSNIEEVAAREGSVIAITDDKDAELESLCEAVVEIPQTKEFLSPLLTVIPLQLLSYHIAVLRGCHVDQPRNLAKSVTVE from the coding sequence ATGTGTGGAATTGTCGGATACATTGGGAGCCAAGAAGCGGAGGAACTCCTGCTCACGGGCCTCAAGCGCCTCGAATATCGCGGGTACGATTCGGCCGGACTCGCGACGGTCGACGATGCGGCCCTGCACGTTCAAAAACAAGAAGGAAAGGTCGATGATCTTCGGAGCAGCCTGAACGGGGCGTCCGTGGCCGGAACGACCGGCATCGGGCATACCCGCTGGGCGACCCACGGGGCCCCGAATGACGTCAACGCCCATCCCCACGTTAGCTCCGATGGCGCCTTCGCCCTGGTACACAACGGGATTATCGAAAACCACGGGGCCATTAAGGAGCGGCTCGAAGAAAAGGGCTACGCCTTCCAGAGCGAGACCGACACGGAGGTGCTCGTGAAGCTGATCGAGGAGGTAAAGCGGGCCACCGACCTGTCGCTTCCGGAGGCGGTGCGGCAGGCGCTCACCCAGGTGGTGGGCGCGTACGGCATCGCGGTTGTGTCGCGGGAAGACCCGGATCTTCTTATCGCGGCCCGCAACGGAAGCCCCCTCATCCTGGGCGTGGGCGACGACGAGTACTTTGTGGGGTCCGACGCGGCCCCGCTCGTGGAGCACACCCGACAGGTGGTATACCTGGAAGACGGAGAGATGGCCACGCTGCGGCACTCCGGCTACGAGGTGACCACCATCGACAACGAGCCCCTCAAAAAGGAGGTGCACGAGCTCGAATGGTCGCTCGGGGAGATCGAGAAGGGGGGGTACGACCACTTCATGCTGAAGGAAATCATGGAGCAGCCCGATGCCCTGGAGGACGCCATGCGGGGCCGAGTGCGGCCCGAGGACAACCAGATCCACCTGGGCGGGCTCCATGGCCACTGGGATCAGCTGCGGGAGGCGGATCGCATCGTGATTGCGGCCTGTGGGACCTCCTGGCACGCGGGCCTGGTGGGCGAGTACCTCATTGAGTCGGCGTCCCGCGTTCCGGTGGAGGTTGAGTACGCGAGTGAGTTCCGGTACCGGGACCCTGTGCTCCGAGAGGGCGACGTGGTGCTCGTCATTTCTCAGAGCGGAGAGACGGCCGACACCCTCGCGGCGGTGCGCGAGGCCCACAGCAAGGGCATTCCCTGCTTCGGCATCTGCAACGTCGTGGGATCGACCATTGCGCGGGAGACGGACGCGGGCGTGTACCTGCACGCCGGGCCCGAGATTGGCGTCGCGTCCACGAAGGCCTTCACCGCGCAGGTGACTGTGCTCTCAATGATCGCCCTGAAGCTGGCGGAGGGGCGCACGCTGTCGAAGGCGGAGCTGGCCGACAACATTCGCGCCCTCGCAGGGGTGCCCGACAAGGTGCGCCGCGTGCTGAACGCCAGCAACGGGGCCCTCCAGTCGATGGCCCACACCTACCGGTACGCGTCGAACTTTCTGTACCTGGGCCGCGGCTACAACTTCCCGGTCGCGCTGGAGGGGGCCCTCAAGCTCAAAGAGATCTCCTACATCCACGCGGAAGGCTACCCGGCGGCCGAAATGAAGCACGGCCCGATTGCCCTCATCGACCGGTCCATGCCGGTGGTCTTCATGGCGATGAAGGACAGTACCTACGACAAGGTGCTCTCCAACATCGAAGAGGTGGCCGCCCGCGAGGGGTCGGTCATTGCCATCACCGACGACAAGGACGCCGAGCTCGAAAGCCTCTGCGAGGCGGTCGTGGAGATTCCGCAGACCAAGGAGTTTCTCTCGCCGCTCCTCACCGTTATTCCGCTGCAGCTCCTGTCGTACCACATCGCGGTGCTCCGCGGCTGCCACGTCGACCAGCCCCGCAACCTCGCGAAGAGCGTGACGGTGGAGTGA